Proteins found in one Sorghum bicolor cultivar BTx623 chromosome 1, Sorghum_bicolor_NCBIv3, whole genome shotgun sequence genomic segment:
- the LOC8055149 gene encoding 60S ribosomal export protein NMD3 translates to MMPGSAPAAGGAGMFVPAATAGTVLCCMCGVSMQPNPANMCARCLRSRVDITEGVPRHAAVVYCPDCSSYLQPPRSWLRATPESPELMQILLRRINRPLARLRVSLSGAEFVFSEPHSKRLRLKLRLRREVLHGIVLEQTHPVEFVVHDRLCDSCSRAQANPDQWVAVVQLRQHVPHRRTFLYLEQLLLKHGQASLAIRVAAAPGGLDFFFGSRSHAARLVDFLATVAPIQTSTAKQLVSHDTKSSVYNYKYTFSVEICPICREDLIALSPQASRDMGGLGPLVLCVKVTNAIALLDPLTLRVHHLEEKKYRVYNFKAALTSKQLVEYIVLDIEQESPEISIDGSRYQLAYAQVARVSDFGKNDTIFTVRTHLGHLLNPGDHALGYDLYGANLNDDDMDTAMARYSLPEVVLVKKSYEKRPRTRRWKLKRLPVEEDAANKAKGEEERRLDEYEAFLRDLELDPEMRFKMDLYKNEDYRSEMASTVGDDIPTVPIDELLEDLTLGEDEEDEGEEAVEGNTSAGMVE, encoded by the coding sequence ATGATGCCCGGATCGGcaccggcggccggcggcgccgGTATGTTCGtgccggcggcgacggcgggcaCGGTGCTCTGCTGCATGTGCGGCGTGTCCATGCAGCCCAACCCGGCCAACATGTGCGCGCGCTGCCTGCGCTCGCGCGTCGACATCACCGAGGGCGTCCCGCGCCACGCCGCCGTGGTCTACTGCCCCGACTGCTCCTCCTACCTCCAGCCGCCGCGGTCCTGGCTCCGCGCCACGCCCGAGTCGCCCGAGCTCATGCAGATCCTGCTCCGCCGAATCAACCGCCCGCTCGCGCGGCTCCGCGTCTCCCTCTCCGGCGCCGAGTTCGTCTTCTCCGAGCCCCACTCCAAGCGCCTCCGCCTCAagctccgcctccgccgcgagGTGCTCCACGGCATCGTCCTCGAGCAGACGCACCCCGTCGAGTTCGTCGTCCACGACCGACTCTGCGACTCCTGCTCCCGCGCGCAGGCCAACCCCGACCAGTGGGTTGCCGTCGTCCAGCTCCGCCAGCACGTGCCCCACCGCCGCACCTTCCTCTACCTCGAGCAGCTCCTCCTCAAGCACGGTCAGGCTTCCCTCGCGATCCGAGTCGCGGCGGCCCCCGGCGGCCTCGACTTCTTCTTCGGTTCGCGTTCCCATGCCGCCCGCCTGGTCGACTTCCTCGCCACCGTCGCTCCTATCCAAACTTCTACAGCGAAGCAGCTCGTCTCGCACGACACCAAGAGCAGCGTCTACAACTACAAGTACACCTTTTCGGTCGAGATCTGCCCCATCTGCCGCGAGGACCTCATCGCGCTCAGCCCCCAGGCGTCCCGGGACATGGGTGGCCTTGGCCCGCTCGTGCTCTGTGTAAAGGTCACAAATGCCATTGCTCTTCTTGATCCCCTCACGTTGCGAGTGCACCACCTGGAGGAGAAAAAGTACAGGGTGTATAATTTCAAGGCGGCTCTCACCAGCAAGCAGCTCGTGGAGTACATTGTGCTCGACATCGAACAAGAATCGCCTGAAATTTCCATTGATGGGTCTCGTTACCAATTGGCTTATGCACAGGTTGCCCGGGTGTCAGATTTCGGAAAAAATGACACCATCTTTACTGTGAGGACGCATCTTGGGCACCTGCTGAACCCTGGGGATCATGCCCTTGGGTATGATCTCTATGGTGCCAACCTGAATGATGATGACATGGACACGGCTATGGCCCGGTACAGCTTACCTGAGGTGGTTCTTGTCAAGAAGAGCTATGAGAAGAGGCCTCGCACACGGAGATGGAAGCTTAAGAGGTTGCCGGTGGAGGAAGATGCTGCTAACAAGGCCAAGGGTGAGGAAGAGAGGAGGCTAGATGAGTATGAGGCTTTCCTCAGGGATTTGGAGCTGGACCCAGAGATGAGGTTCAAGATGGATCTGTACAAGAATGAGGACTATAGGTCTGAGATGGCATCAACAGTTGGTGATGATATCCCTACGGTGCCAATTGATGAGTTGCTTGAGGACTTGACCCTTGGTGAGGATGAGGAGGATGAAGGGGAAGAAGCTGTGGAAGGCAACACTAGTGCTGGAATGGTGGAATGA